One Granulicella sp. 5B5 DNA window includes the following coding sequences:
- the dacB gene encoding D-alanyl-D-alanine carboxypeptidase/D-alanyl-D-alanine-endopeptidase, with amino-acid sequence MRTKFSTALPVLAMGLLLAGMKVSPVAAQTPAPASNNAAPAYPTGTETSLGERIAAILADPAVARAHWGIAVTTLEGVPLYGRDEAQFFRPASNAKLFTTAAAMQLLGPETTVPTEVIGDTLTTDGTVPGDIWLRSDGDANLSGVAFPYVPVAGESGPPADPLKAIDDLASQVAAHGVRRVSGNVVADDTQWTWEPYPDSWAIDDMLWDYGAPVSSLSVNDSTIALTVHPGMHVGDAVTVTQSPDVGFYTLDVQATTSAAKTQTRIHIDRAVGSRTVLITGEIAMGGKDVEQLAVSDPPLFAAQALRSRLLAHGVEVEGVARAAERASTVLDSFSRQAHEPVPDLPGPGMPLHTVSEVCNDGCGMVLARRVSPPLAQDVLYTLKESQNLHAEQLLHRLGRVYGREASGAQGARVVRQFLLNAGLDGNDFIFYDGSGLSDHDLVTPRATAMLLAYAARQSWFSLWKESLPIGGVDGTLASRFKEPPLKGHIFAKTGTLGESRGLSGYLDCASGRQVIFSVFVDNHMPGVSADRSAMDKIVAAIAASE; translated from the coding sequence ATGCGGACAAAGTTCTCCACAGCCCTTCCCGTCCTGGCCATGGGCCTGCTTCTTGCCGGGATGAAAGTATCACCGGTCGCCGCGCAAACGCCAGCGCCGGCCAGCAATAATGCGGCTCCTGCCTACCCAACGGGTACAGAAACGTCGCTCGGCGAACGGATCGCGGCCATCCTCGCGGACCCCGCGGTCGCCCGCGCGCACTGGGGGATCGCCGTGACCACGCTCGAAGGCGTTCCGCTCTACGGACGTGATGAGGCCCAATTTTTCCGGCCTGCTTCCAACGCCAAACTCTTCACCACGGCCGCGGCCATGCAGCTGCTCGGCCCAGAGACCACCGTGCCGACCGAGGTCATCGGCGACACTCTGACCACCGACGGCACCGTGCCGGGCGACATCTGGTTGCGCAGCGATGGAGACGCCAACCTCTCCGGCGTGGCCTTTCCGTATGTGCCCGTCGCCGGCGAGTCTGGGCCGCCCGCTGACCCGCTGAAGGCCATCGACGACCTCGCCAGCCAGGTCGCGGCGCATGGCGTGCGGCGTGTCTCCGGCAATGTGGTTGCCGACGATACGCAGTGGACGTGGGAGCCCTATCCTGACTCCTGGGCCATCGACGACATGCTGTGGGACTATGGCGCGCCGGTCTCGTCGCTCAGCGTGAATGACAGCACGATTGCCCTTACCGTCCATCCCGGCATGCACGTGGGCGATGCGGTGACGGTCACGCAATCACCGGATGTTGGCTTCTATACCCTCGATGTGCAGGCTACGACCAGCGCTGCCAAGACGCAGACGCGCATCCACATCGACCGCGCAGTCGGCTCGCGCACTGTGTTGATCACCGGCGAGATCGCGATGGGTGGCAAGGACGTAGAGCAACTCGCTGTCAGTGATCCGCCGCTCTTCGCGGCACAGGCGCTGCGGTCGCGGTTGCTGGCCCACGGCGTCGAGGTGGAAGGTGTGGCGCGCGCCGCGGAGCGTGCCTCGACGGTGCTGGACAGCTTCAGCCGCCAAGCGCACGAGCCGGTGCCTGACCTGCCTGGGCCTGGCATGCCGCTGCACACTGTCTCCGAGGTGTGCAACGACGGCTGCGGCATGGTGCTTGCGCGACGCGTCTCGCCGCCGCTGGCGCAGGATGTGCTGTACACGCTGAAGGAGTCGCAGAACCTGCACGCGGAGCAGTTGCTGCACCGGCTGGGCCGCGTTTATGGCCGCGAGGCCTCCGGTGCGCAGGGTGCGCGTGTGGTCCGCCAGTTCCTGCTCAACGCCGGGCTCGATGGCAACGACTTCATCTTCTACGACGGTTCAGGGTTGAGCGACCATGACCTGGTGACGCCGCGCGCCACGGCAATGCTGCTGGCCTATGCCGCGCGGCAGAGCTGGTTCTCGCTGTGGAAGGAGTCGCTGCCCATTGGGGGCGTGGATGGCACACTCGCCAGCCGCTTCAAGGAGCCGCCGCTGAAGGGCCATATCTTCGCCAAGACGGGCACACTGGGCGAGTCCCGGGGGCTTTCCGGCTACCTGGACTGCGCCAGCGGCAGGCAGGTCATCTTCTCGGTGTTCGTGGACAACCACATGCCCGGTGTCTCCGCCGATCGCAGCGCGATGGACAAGATCGTCGCGGCGATTGCGGCGAGCGAGTAG
- a CDS encoding amidohydrolase: MTQPKQSILKRLVAVLALAALMLPAVPAPAQSTSPTPEQAAALKQEILAKVDSNAKLIQVMIDTLYSFSELGFQEFETSKYLSNLLEKNGFKVERGISGIPTAYMATWSNGSGGPVIALGSDIDCIPQASQKPGVAYHDPIVPGAPGHGEGHNSGNAVNIVAALAVKDIMIKDHIPGTIKIWDGVAEELLGSKAYYVRDGYFKGIDAVLFSHVGDNLGASYGGNSTNGLVSVQYHFHGEPAHAAAAPWRGRSALDAVELMDVGWNFRREHLRLQQRSHYVISDGGDQPNVVPASASVWYYFREADYEHIKGLWETGDHMANGASQMTDTTWDSTLIGTAWPGFFNKPIAEETTANAKLVGLPKWSNDDETLAKALQHELKVPEKGLADKLDELKTPKEAADYYGGGSDDIGDISWNVPTIVLRYPSNIPNLPGHSWANGIAMATPIAHKGAVAGAKVQALTLFDLMTEPKLLADAKAYFVENQTTKDAHYIPFLRATDKPSIFLNKAIMDKYRPELKKYYYDASKYPTYLDQLGIKYPTIRTASTPAPAATGEGNGSGEAQ, encoded by the coding sequence ATGACACAGCCGAAGCAGTCTATCCTCAAGCGTCTCGTCGCCGTCCTTGCCCTCGCCGCGCTCATGCTACCCGCTGTCCCGGCACCGGCGCAGTCCACCTCGCCGACACCCGAACAGGCCGCCGCGCTCAAGCAGGAGATCCTCGCGAAGGTCGATAGCAACGCTAAGCTTATCCAGGTGATGATCGACACCCTGTACAGCTTCAGTGAGCTCGGCTTTCAGGAGTTCGAGACCTCGAAGTACCTCTCAAACCTGCTGGAGAAGAACGGCTTCAAGGTCGAGCGCGGGATCTCCGGGATTCCAACGGCTTATATGGCCACGTGGTCGAACGGCAGCGGCGGGCCGGTGATCGCGCTGGGGTCGGACATCGACTGCATTCCGCAGGCCTCGCAAAAGCCGGGTGTCGCCTACCATGACCCGATTGTGCCCGGTGCGCCTGGGCACGGCGAGGGGCACAACTCCGGTAACGCGGTGAACATAGTCGCAGCGCTTGCGGTGAAGGACATCATGATCAAGGACCACATCCCGGGCACGATCAAGATCTGGGATGGCGTGGCTGAAGAGCTGCTCGGCAGCAAGGCGTACTACGTACGGGATGGCTACTTCAAGGGCATTGATGCGGTGCTGTTCTCGCACGTCGGCGACAACCTCGGGGCCTCCTACGGTGGCAACTCCACCAACGGGTTGGTCAGCGTGCAGTACCACTTCCACGGTGAGCCCGCGCATGCCGCCGCGGCTCCGTGGCGCGGGCGCAGTGCGCTCGACGCGGTAGAGCTGATGGATGTGGGCTGGAACTTCCGCCGCGAGCATCTGCGGCTGCAGCAGCGCTCGCACTATGTGATCTCCGACGGCGGCGACCAGCCCAATGTCGTGCCCGCATCCGCCTCCGTCTGGTACTACTTCCGCGAAGCCGACTATGAGCACATCAAAGGGCTGTGGGAGACGGGCGACCACATGGCCAACGGGGCCTCCCAGATGACCGACACCACGTGGGACTCGACGTTGATCGGCACTGCGTGGCCCGGCTTCTTCAATAAGCCGATTGCCGAGGAAACCACTGCCAACGCCAAGCTCGTTGGCCTGCCGAAGTGGTCGAATGACGATGAGACACTCGCCAAGGCGCTGCAACACGAGCTGAAGGTGCCGGAGAAAGGTCTCGCCGATAAGCTGGACGAGCTAAAGACGCCCAAGGAGGCTGCCGATTACTACGGTGGCGGCTCGGATGACATTGGCGATATCAGCTGGAACGTGCCGACCATCGTGCTGCGCTATCCGTCGAACATCCCGAACCTGCCCGGCCATAGCTGGGCGAACGGAATCGCCATGGCTACGCCCATCGCACACAAAGGCGCTGTCGCTGGAGCCAAGGTGCAGGCGCTGACGCTCTTTGACCTGATGACAGAGCCGAAGCTCCTCGCCGACGCGAAGGCCTACTTCGTCGAGAACCAGACCACCAAGGACGCCCACTACATCCCGTTTCTGCGGGCGACGGACAAGCCATCGATCTTCCTCAATAAGGCAATCATGGACAAGTACCGGCCGGAGCTGAAGAAGTACTACTACGACGCGTCGAAGTATCCGACGTATCTCGACCAGCTGGGCATTAAGTATCCGACCATCCGCACCGCATCAACCCCTGCGCCTGCCGCCACAGGCGAAGGCAATGGCAGCGGCGAAGCGCAATAA
- the folP gene encoding dihydropteroate synthase, with product MHRLRPRPRYEWQLRSRRLTLGERTLVMAILNVTPDSFSGDGLLTPGLEAAGARVAVAAAVAAHDAGADILDLGAESTRPNATPLTADEEQARLLPVLEGLRQARPDAIVSVDTYHAATATAVAKQGAEIVNDVSGLTWDGAMGVAVAQSDCGLILMHTRGRPREWLAQGPMSRDEVIPAIFGGLCEGVALGEAAGIATERIVVDPGFGFGKRGVENFALLAQLGRLNQLGRPLLIGLSRKSFLGEAVRSVQPEGLSTADARRSATIAAHTAAVLFGAHILRVHEVQAAREAAAVADLLLKTAE from the coding sequence ATGCATCGACTGAGACCCCGCCCCCGCTACGAATGGCAGCTGCGTTCGCGCAGGCTGACGCTGGGTGAACGTACGCTCGTCATGGCGATCCTGAACGTCACGCCGGACAGCTTTTCCGGCGACGGCCTGCTGACGCCCGGGCTTGAGGCCGCGGGGGCAAGAGTCGCCGTGGCAGCCGCCGTGGCAGCGCATGACGCCGGGGCGGACATCCTCGACCTCGGTGCGGAGTCCACGCGCCCCAACGCCACGCCGCTCACCGCGGATGAGGAGCAGGCGCGGCTGCTGCCCGTGCTGGAAGGCCTGCGTCAGGCCCGCCCGGATGCAATCGTCTCCGTCGACACCTACCATGCAGCGACAGCGACGGCGGTAGCGAAGCAGGGTGCCGAGATCGTCAACGATGTCTCCGGACTCACGTGGGACGGCGCGATGGGCGTGGCAGTCGCGCAGTCGGACTGCGGGCTCATCCTGATGCACACCCGCGGCCGCCCGCGGGAGTGGCTGGCGCAGGGCCCAATGAGCCGTGACGAGGTGATTCCGGCAATCTTCGGTGGCCTGTGTGAGGGTGTGGCGCTGGGCGAGGCCGCCGGCATTGCCACCGAGCGCATCGTCGTCGATCCGGGGTTCGGCTTCGGCAAGCGCGGCGTGGAAAACTTCGCCCTGCTCGCCCAACTGGGCCGGCTGAACCAGCTGGGACGGCCGCTGCTGATCGGCCTCTCCCGCAAGAGCTTCCTCGGCGAGGCGGTGCGGTCGGTTCAGCCTGAGGGCCTTAGCACTGCCGATGCACGGCGCAGCGCGACCATCGCCGCGCATACGGCGGCAGTGCTCTTCGGAGCACACATCCTGCGCGTGCATGAGGTCCAGGCGGCGCGCGAGGCCGCAGCGGTCGCCGACCTGCTGCTCAAAACAGCGGAGTAG
- a CDS encoding M13 family metallopeptidase gives MNQIRIAALVFGVALTAMPAASRPAFAQQPAAAQPLTAMPYSPSLDLTNMDKTVDPCVDFYKYSCGGWQKNNPIPPDQATWDVYAKLANENQQFLWGILEQDAKPSPTRTPVQQKVGDYFAACMATDAIDKVSDDPVRISIARVQNLGSREELAAEITRLHRSSLGTFFFNTGTEQDAADAATIIVGIGGGGLGLPDRDYYLKTDAKSVKLREQYVEYMKQVLGLLGENPDQAAADAQATMRIETNLAEAQLTRVQRRDPHNIYHKMTLEQLQALAPAIDWKNYFTLQGARNVGSLNVSQPAFLKAMNTELTTEPLPALKAYLIFHEITAAAPYLSKPYADANFGFYSTTLRGIPVEPPRWKTCTRQVDRFLGEALGQEFVARTFSPQMKAKTQLMTTQIEQAMQQEIEGLTWMSPATKQEALRKLHAIRNKIGYPETWRDYSSLTIKPDDYYGNVLRSEQFEEYRQWHKLGKPVDKNEWGMTPPTVNAYFDPQMNDINFPAGVLQPPLYDPKMDEAPNYGNTGATIGHELTHAFDDEGRQFDAEGNLRDWWTPADAKGFEERIDCQRNQYAGYVVVDDIHINSKLTSGEDVADLGGTLLAYIAWKKQTEGQKLPNADGFTPDQRFFVGMAQWACENARPEDLRLHAATDPHSPGFARINGVVSNMPQFQKAFGCKVGQPMVHTPSCKVW, from the coding sequence TTGAACCAGATACGGATTGCAGCACTCGTCTTTGGAGTGGCCCTGACGGCCATGCCCGCGGCCAGTCGGCCCGCGTTCGCGCAGCAGCCTGCCGCCGCGCAGCCGCTGACCGCAATGCCCTACTCGCCTTCGCTCGACCTGACCAACATGGACAAGACGGTCGATCCCTGCGTGGACTTCTACAAGTACAGCTGCGGCGGCTGGCAGAAGAACAACCCGATCCCGCCGGACCAGGCGACCTGGGACGTCTACGCCAAGCTGGCGAATGAGAACCAGCAGTTTCTGTGGGGCATCCTGGAGCAGGACGCCAAGCCCAGCCCGACACGCACGCCGGTGCAGCAGAAGGTCGGCGACTACTTCGCCGCCTGCATGGCGACCGATGCGATCGACAAGGTGAGCGACGATCCGGTGCGCATCTCGATTGCGCGCGTGCAGAACCTTGGCTCGCGCGAGGAGCTGGCCGCGGAGATCACGAGGCTGCATCGCAGCAGCCTCGGTACGTTCTTCTTCAATACCGGCACGGAGCAGGATGCGGCCGATGCCGCGACGATCATCGTGGGCATCGGCGGCGGCGGCCTGGGCCTGCCCGACCGCGACTACTACCTGAAGACCGACGCCAAGAGCGTGAAGCTGCGCGAGCAGTACGTCGAGTACATGAAGCAGGTGCTGGGCCTGCTGGGGGAAAACCCGGACCAGGCGGCAGCCGATGCCCAGGCGACGATGCGCATTGAGACCAATCTGGCCGAGGCGCAGTTGACCCGCGTGCAGCGCCGCGATCCGCACAACATCTACCACAAGATGACGCTGGAGCAGCTACAGGCGCTGGCCCCGGCGATCGACTGGAAGAACTACTTCACGCTGCAGGGCGCACGCAATGTCGGGTCCCTGAATGTGTCGCAACCGGCGTTTCTGAAGGCGATGAACACGGAGCTGACGACTGAGCCGCTGCCCGCGCTGAAGGCCTACCTGATCTTCCACGAGATCACCGCCGCGGCGCCGTACCTCTCCAAGCCCTATGCCGACGCCAACTTTGGGTTCTACTCGACCACGCTGCGTGGCATCCCGGTAGAGCCGCCGCGCTGGAAGACCTGCACGCGGCAGGTGGACCGCTTCCTCGGAGAGGCGCTGGGGCAGGAGTTCGTCGCACGCACCTTCTCGCCGCAGATGAAGGCCAAGACGCAGCTGATGACCACGCAGATTGAGCAGGCGATGCAGCAGGAGATCGAGGGCCTGACCTGGATGAGCCCAGCCACCAAGCAGGAGGCGCTGCGCAAGCTGCACGCCATCCGCAACAAGATCGGCTACCCCGAGACGTGGCGCGACTACAGCTCGCTGACCATCAAGCCGGATGACTACTACGGCAATGTGCTGCGTTCCGAGCAGTTCGAGGAGTACCGCCAATGGCATAAGCTGGGCAAACCGGTGGACAAGAACGAGTGGGGCATGACTCCGCCGACGGTGAACGCCTACTTCGACCCGCAGATGAACGACATCAACTTCCCTGCCGGTGTGCTGCAGCCACCGCTGTATGACCCCAAGATGGATGAGGCGCCGAACTACGGCAACACGGGGGCGACCATCGGGCATGAGCTGACGCACGCCTTTGACGACGAAGGCCGCCAGTTCGACGCGGAGGGCAACCTGCGTGACTGGTGGACTCCGGCGGATGCCAAAGGCTTTGAGGAACGCATCGACTGCCAGCGTAACCAGTACGCGGGCTACGTGGTGGTCGACGACATCCACATCAACAGCAAGCTGACCAGTGGCGAGGACGTCGCCGACCTGGGCGGCACGCTGCTGGCGTACATCGCCTGGAAGAAGCAAACAGAAGGCCAGAAGCTGCCGAACGCGGATGGCTTCACGCCGGACCAGAGGTTCTTCGTCGGGATGGCGCAGTGGGCGTGCGAGAACGCACGACCCGAGGATCTGCGGCTGCATGCGGCGACTGACCCGCACTCACCGGGGTTTGCGCGCATCAATGGCGTGGTGTCGAACATGCCGCAGTTCCAGAAGGCGTTCGGCTGCAAGGTTGGGCAGCCGATGGTGCATACGCCGAGTTGCAAGGTCTGGTAG